acataatacatggtgctcggggactagctgtggggctattaacccctatacccttacggctaggattgggctggcctggaccagggggtctggcccactagaagacgacgcgcggcccagccgatctgctcggagtcccgcgcaaggaatcaaggcaaacTTGGAGATCAATCAAGATCTTggccggttagaataggaatccttatccggccacctatggcaattgtaaccggttaggattagtttccagatctgtaaccctgtccctcagactatataaggcgggcaggggacccctctcaaaaatcatctcattgacatacaacaatacaatcagacgtaggacgtaggtattacgccttcatggcggccgaacctggataaaacctcgtatctgtcttgcgtcaccatcttgttcgtagcttgcgcacttatctgccgataatctactaccttgggcatacccctaggtagactgccggtcatatttcgtcgacagtctagctacgaacacacagacacgaaaagcactctaatcggagctataacaaaaaagttatgaattaaacaagattttctttaataaaataatagattaaatctaacctcaagtttcaaaagttgaaaatatatttaacagtaggataaatatgtagattatgaaattacgaacctaatgtaagttgaacgggtcaaatcggcgTTAAAACAGAGAAACTATGAACAAAAGAGTTTCAGTGGCAAAACTGTGAATATTTTGAACTATTTTggatttaaaataattaaaaatcaatTTAAAAACAATCTCTGGACCGAGCGTCATTTTTGGAAAAGTGTTGGGTCAAAACACATGATCCAGGGCATTTATTGAAATACTTTTGAATACTATTGGACCATGGATTTATTTCGGAGAAACATAGGGGCCTTTGTGCTAAAGGTACGACGGCGTTCAGCGTGGCGTCTACGTGGGCACATGTGGCGGGACGGGGTTGGGGTTGGTTCAAACTGATGGACCAGTGGTGGACCAGCTGACGTGGCTAGCTGACATGTCCGGTGGGCATGGTCTACAACTATGCTATGCACCAGAGACGAAGGGGTACGCTCATTCTAATCGCGGCCATTGGTTCAAATCTGGATGGCCGAGGAGATTTGGGGAGAGATGGTCGCTGGCACAGTGAacctggcggcggtggtggccatTAACGGTGATGAGGAGGTCGCCGTCGTGCATGGGAAAACAACTATGGAACACACTACGACACGGGGAAGGCACCGGGAGAGAGAGCGGAGCAGGACGAACTCACCTAGGATGTTCCCAACGTCGGAGGGAGCACGGAGTCGACGCGCGGCTTGGCGGGGCGACGACGGACAACGATGCGAGCTCGCTAGGGCAAGGGTGGCGGCTGCGGCACTCTAGGGTTGGGGGTAGAGAGGCGGCATGGGGTCTTGGCCCGTATTTATGAGCGCGGAGGAACTTGCGGTGCAAGGCAACGATGGAGGACGAGGGCAGCGCGAACTCCCGGGCGATGTCGGTGGAGTCCGAGCGGGTCACGAGGTAGGAGGAAGACCTGACCGGCAGGCCCGGGGTGTCGGTGAGCGCGGAAGGGGGAGGCGGCTGCGCTGGGCTGGTGCGTGACTGCGCGAGCTTCGCTTTGGCTGGGCCGGCCCACGAACGGAGCGCGGAGAAAAGGGAAGAGGGAGCTGGTGGCGCTAGGCCGATGCGGTGATGAAGAGCTGGGCCTACGCACGTGGCTGGGTCTCCGGGAGAGTGAGGGGGACGACTGGGAGAAGCAGGCCGACTGCTGGGCCGAGGGAGGGAGAAGAAATGTTTTTTTCTCCATTTTTCCATTTTCAATCCAAATTTCGAATATGACCCCAAGTCAAATTCAAATGGGGTGTCAAacacacttttcaattcaaaataaaaatgagcaaattttggtaggctttccaaaaataaattctacaacttttaaattcttttattttactTCAAAGCTATTTTCAAACTCAtttccaaaagcaatttaaaccattttgaattttaatcaaaaccacttaaccaaataaatcaaatgcaccggtatgtatgcacatccatattGCTACTTCCTataatgaattttaaattaatgaaaatttttatttttctatgtttttatgagcgcaaaattccaaattaaattattttagttctatttctaaaaattcaaattttagggtgttacggcGTCAGGCAGCACGCAGCGTTGTAGACTGGGCACTGGGCGCATGCAGACTAGGTGCGAGCACGAGTGTCCGACAAACGGTGCAAGAGAGAGACTTGTCGGATATCGTTCGCTCAATTGGAAAGGAGTGAATGCTCGTTGAAATGGAGAAAAACATTGTATTTCGGTCACCCCTTTCAACCAATGAGCATGTGCGTGTTGGCACCAATAGATATCCttttactcttttttttttcGAACCCGATATCCTTTTACTCTTCAAACTTCTCTAGTTTGTACTTCAGTATTTGCTCCGTTGCTACATTTTCATCATTTGGGTTCCCCCGCTGGCACGCCTCCAACTCCTTTTTCATTTTTTAATTATCTTCTCCAAATCCCTTAGAATATTATGGCTCCAGTCCCATAAATCCCTTGCCACCCCCGCTACTGCCTCCTTAACAGTGCCATCCCTTCCAGTAAGATAGAGCTTCCAAGCATTCTCTATTATCCTTAACCACTTCAGCTTCGAAACCGAAGGTCAGCTTCGCAAGTGGCCACACGAAAACTTCCTTTTCCCCTGTTGTTACAATCACCGGTCTATGGAAGGATGGTTAGGAGCTGCCCCTTCTTTGAGGTGACAAGGTAGATAAAAAACTAATGAATCCCTAGGCTGAACCCACACATTAGTGACGGGGCATGTAACCCATCTTAGATAGGTTTATGTAACACCGTATATGATGATGTACACTATTAGTGACGGGTTTCCAATATCCGTCCCTTTTAATCAAACAACAGTGATGGGCTTTAACCCCTAGTCTATGATGATGTGCATATTGACGAGTTTCCTATATCCGTCCCTTTTAATCCAACAACAAAGATGGGTTTTAATTATCAGTGATGACTGTTTCTCTAATCCCGTCTGTGATTGTGGGAATATtagagatgatttttttttttaaaaatcactTCCCCAAGTTCTAAACCAAATCATTAGTGACAGGTTTTTGGTACCAGTCACTAACATACCGTATCATAGAGCCATCACTATTGTATCATTTGGAGACACGTTTTAATTTGTCGTCTCTAATGGTGGTGTTTTGTACCATTTTATGGTAGTGCATGGCACATGGTTGGAGGAATTTGAGGGAGGGGAACACAATGGGGCAAGAGAAGGAGTCCGACTAGGAGAGAAAAAAGGGGGGAGAAGATAGGAGTGTGGCAGCGCTGAATGATGAAGTGGGTAGGGTGTCTGGCTTAGGGTTTCGGAGAGACTGATGCCCGGACGTCTAGACGTGGCGTCCGTCCGGATGCCCGCGCCTGCTGTCCGTCCGTTTTCAATAATGATACCCTCAGGGAACCTATCGATGCAGCTTCGTGCTCCACTTCGCCTCGTGCTCCGCGCCTACTGCCTGCCCATGGATGCATCTTCGTGCTCCGCTTGGCCTTGTGCTCCGCACGTGCTGCCCGCCCATGGATGCAGCTTCGTGCTTTGCGCCTGCTGCCATGCCCATGGATACAGCTTTGTGCTCCGTGTCTGCTGCCGTGCTCGCTTCGCTTCCCGCGCACACACGAGGACCACTGCGCCCGAGGGGACTACCTTTGCCTGCGCCCCGTTGCCGCGCCAGCTCATGAATCACTTGCAACATAAAGCAtttgctgcaacatacgtctgaacaaatgaaacatttacaacatacagTTACAATATATGTGTATGGGCACTGCAACATCCtgataaaacgcttgcaacatatgtccgaaacagataaaacaattacaacatacacTTAACAATTACAACATACACTTGAATATATGTGTGTgggcactgcaacatatgcaacatctagataaaacatttgcaacatacatttgaaataactaaaatatttgaaacatacatgtagcatccggttttaagaacaaaaccagatacacaccatatgtgagcccaggaagtcaaatctcacatatagccacaaataagggtaatatcaatagataatgcttaaatacatagtgtATTAGTACAAAGAatgtaacctcagagtatagacaacggaaagacaactccaatcttcaggtgaagactccaaatccatagggacaactgactggttgatcacaagcctatttcctccaaactctagcaatctggtacccatccaggatttttccaaatatgtgtaaaataaagcaagcgtaagtacatgtcgtactcaacaaatataacacggggttcatgacgctcaaaaggctgacactgatttaactgcgtttagcttttaatggtcacaattttagcataggagtagcaacaagtttatctcaagcccataaacacatgatcaggtaaacatgaataatgaatagcataaacaattagccattagtgagcatcttcatcatccatatcattagtgtccatcatctattccgtaagggttctaaggccgctcgtgaccatgagcacggttgatataccagttttacactctacagaggttgtacactttcactgtgagtcgtgatttactctttcgcccgaggtgatcagcctcttgacccactaccaaggaaggtcggcagggttcactatgaagcctttcaaaggtttgtctaacaagttagagccgctaggtttctgtggcctgcaaatgtagggctccccttccgacaggcacaatgacgctcagcctatacactgacggacagaggccgcactatatccaacctagaacacacccctcttgcgccataaaggtaacctctaacaagctagaaaaggtcctcatactaagctaaagccagagccatgtagccctcacagctgtactgtaagccccggatgatcacttacagataagtccttagggagaggaatctagagcaccataaacaacccaatgctctagcccccttgttccatgttgctaaaaagcatcttttaatgtttattgcataatccattagtcaagttacaagatcatggttgtagttgagcactagcatcatactatccaatgcaataccccataggagtcaagatACAAGtataaaagactaggatatccttagtggtagtcaaggtagacacatgcaatatgaattaaatgattaaaggtgtataggacaataagaaagatcccatgctatacttgccttaaacaccgatccttcggtaagctttaatctttaatgttcttgttcttcttcttgatcaccacgtttatctcaccgactggatgaAATCTtatagcaccacacaagcattcatacaatcatacacgaagcaaacaatagatctaaattagaacagtacaccaaacataaaatcaagatgaaaagtttataaaacgaatctacgtctcactacgaacacacagatgcgaaaagcactctaatcggagctacggtgaaaaagatacatctaccgatagatccgCTTAATACgcgaaaaagaaaactataggctccatttattttaactatataaaagcttatatgaattgaattaaatcaaatttagatttgaattataaaactaaagtaaaacaaatcatattttatttataaaacccaattgcataagtattattcaaattagagtttaaaccatgaaatttcagaaatagtgacatgataaccactattactaacacgtagatcttgtcactttgaatctaacgcaacttgaatgaacTAAAATGGAATTAAAACGCAGAAGAtgtgaaataaacaagatttcctttaataaaataatagattaaatctaaccatgaattttaaaagttgaaaacctacttaacaatagtattaacatttagattatgaaattacgaacctaacgcaagttgaacggatcaaatcggagttaaaacggagaagttatggctaaaacaaatcagtggcaaatctgtaaataagtgaaagcgtattttggatctaaaccgaagataCTACGCTTTCAAAACAAGAAAACGAAGTTGAGGAAAGACGCTAGGGTCTGCGGGTTCGAAATCAGAAAAGtaaaggggctctttagcaaaatctCATGCGAAACGGTACCTTCTAATCAGAGCCACAGATCTCAAAACGAACGGCTAACATTGATTGGGAGGGGGAGAAGACGACTGCGCCGCCGGAATAGGACCAAGACGGCAGGCGGCCATGGCCGGAAACAGAGCACCTCGCCGGAGTACTTCTAGGTGGCGATTCCGAGCTTGATTTCTTCAACGAATAGCATGGGGAGGCATATAAGGCTACATCTAACTCTATGGAGGTATAGGTTGAAGCGGGGCAGGGACGGGGACGGCGGCACACGCGATTCGGCGGCTCGGTTACGACGGTGAAGTCGCGCAACATACTGAGAGCGGGAGAGCGAGGGGAAGGCGACTTCAAAAGGTTTCTTACCTCCATACGTAGCTCGGTAGTGGCTTATGTCGGAGTTGAAGCTGCGGATGCGACTCGGCGGCGTCAAGCTCCACGCGGCGGGATTTGGGCGGCGGCGCTGGGCTAGCTCGAGGCGAACCGGTGCGAGATAGGGCGCGGGGTAGGTGGCATGGCGTGGGGGCTCGCTATTTATGGGACAAGGGGACTTGCGGCGCAAGGCAACGACAGACTCGGCGTTGCAATGGACACTCGGCGCAGCGTGGAGAGTCCAGGAAGGAGTCATCGCGAGGTAGGAGATGAGCCTGACAAGGCGGATCCACCGGTCAGTGAGAGCCGGCGTGGGCCAGGGCTAGCAGGCCAGAGAGGGGATGCGCGCGGGCGCTACTGCCGCTGAACTGGGCTGCGGCTTTGGCCTGGGCCAAAGGGAGCTGGAGGCGGGAGCGGGCTGCGGCCGAAGGCGAGGTGGGCTGCTGCTTGGGCCGCGCAAGAGATGAGACACCAAGCAGCCCACGCGGGATAGAGAGGGAGAGGGCAGGCCAAGGCAGGCAGGCCACTGGGCTGCGCGGGGAGCATGAGAAGCAGGCCTTGGGGCCTAAATAGAGAAATGAGAATTTTAATTCCTTTGCcatttcttttctattttgttttcaaagccaattcaaatatgaccaaagtcaaattcaaatgaggtttcaaatatactttttcaGCTCAAGTAAAAATGAGGAATTTTAGTAAGTCTTCCCAAAAATTATttctacaactttttaaattcttctatttttttcaaaagcattttgaatgttgtcaatttgaatcaaatccacacaattcaaagaaacaaatgcaccggcatgtatgcacaaacgcgtttctaccttatgataaattttaaattaatgaaaatttttattttcctatatttcatgagcacaaaaatacagaattaaatcattttaatcctatttttaaaagaggcaaattttagggtgttacaatacacttacaacatacgtatatagccagtgcaacatatgcaacacctagataaaatacttgcaacatacgtttgaaagagttgaaacaattgaaacatacatttgcaacaaacGTGTATAatcattacaacatatgcaacaccagatttacttttgcaacatccagatgaaacatatgcaacatacatctgaaacgtatgaaacatacggttgcaacatGTGCTCACCTACTTGCTGCCCCCCAATGGATGCTCGTTGACGCGGAGCTTGACGCCGGCACGAAGCTCGATGCCACGGCGCGGAGGTCGGACCTCGGCTGTGCGCAACACGAGTTCGGGCGGGAGGCGTAAGCGGTGCGCGCTACGAGGCGGGAGGCGTGGATGGAGACGCGAGGCACAGGTGGGGCACGCGCACGAGGCGCAGGGGCAGGCGGGTCCGTCTTGTCCGGCTGGACGGACGCTCGGTAGAGAGCAGGGTTTTCGTTTGTGTATGTACTAAGTTCAATAGACGCTGGGCTGTATTATTTTTAGTGTGACGTCAGAAGCCCGGCACTTCTTTCTGAAATAAAAACACCATTGTCGAGCCGCTGACGTTAGACACTAAACATAAGCTTGAGACTAATTTTTTTTCGGTGTGACAAACCAAGAATTCGGGTATCTTTTAGTGGCACACGGGTAATTCTAGATTTCATCTATTCCTGAACTACTAAGAACTTTGTGAGTTAAAAAAAAAGAATTAATGTTGTGACCCTGCTTATATATGTACAGAGCAAAACCCTAACTTATCCTAAACCGACACAATCCTAACGAACTTGCAAAGTCAAGAATAATACCCAAACTAACTGACGAGACGAAGGGTAGATCAGGTTGACTTATCGAGCTTGCTGAGGCGGATAAAAAAGTGCAGCAATAACGACACAGGCCTTCCCGAGTAAATCAATCAATGGCATTAAGGACCCTGTTCAAACATTCTGTTATAATTTAGTTATCTTCTGCAACTGATGAAAATCTGCAGCCCTTGTCTTGATTAGCCAAACATGTTGGGAAGAGGTCTTACTGCCATGAATGCATCAACCATCTGCACATATAAGAAATTGTCAAAGCGATGCAGGAAATTTGTATTGAATGGACAAGGCATCGTGGCCCTTTCAGAATAGTACTCGGTTATAATGTTTGCCTATGGATGTTACGAGATATGTTTGCACAGCAGGAATAACAGTGAAAACGTGCAAGAATCCAATCGTGCAACAAGATAGACCAACCGAAGCACTAATGTATATGCTCACGTACCTCCTCAGTCACTTGAGCTCTAGCTCTCTGATGTTTGACAACCAGCTCAGATAGAACTGCAATCAGCCGTTGCTTCACTTCACCGGTTAGCATCCTTCCTTCCTTGTACTCCTGATGATGTTTAGTAATGAGTTTCATAACAGATAGAGTAATGGAAGTGTAGCAGCTTGAAAAATGCACCTTCTTTATGTGCTCAAGCTCATCATCGTCTTCAAGGAAGAAGTTTAGGTATTTGATTGGGACATCCACCTGAACAAGACAAGAATCGCTAATGGATCATATGTTTCTTCAGAAATATACGAATTGACTGGAATATTGTAGGTGGATTATAATCTTCAGCATGTTAGCAATGAAATGTGACATGAAAGCCTTAATCGAGAAACAGCCTTCCAACTACATGCATTACAATTGGTAGCTTCTGCTGATCATTCAAAGTCAAGTATCATCATAAATCTAACTTCTGATTTCCAAGAAAAAATCAGAATGCAGAGTATTCTAGCTACTAGTTTGGTATTCAATAGTGGTCGTGAATACAGGGAAAGGGCTTACATCAATGTTGGCACCATATTCCCTCTCAAGCGCTGTGGACTCCCTGCCACCTGAGAAAGCAAAACTATTCACCTGGAAAATGGTGGAAATAAATTTTATAAGCTTATGAAAGAATAGAGCTACAAGATACTTGGCTCAATGCCCCAATCCAATGAACATTTCACCATAATTTTAATGGCTTAACTTAAAACCTGTTATTGCTGGGTAAATATTGTTCCTGATTAAACATAACTCAGGACAAACCTTTTCCTTTATTTGATTAGAACTATCTGTCACATATATGGCAGAATTCGGGTTACTGGCTGACATTTTAGTGTTCTCCCCctgtaaaaaggaaacaaaacaacCCACATAAAGTAATGCACTTGAAATCATGACCATAACAAAAAAATACGAGAAGGTTAGCTAAAAGTGGGCAAATTGCACCAGCATTCAGTGCAAATCCCAAACAAAATACCTGAAGCGCAGGGAAATTTTTTGATTCAATCAGTGAAGGTTTCTCAAAACCAATTTTAGGAGCAACATCCACTACCGgaggcggcttctttgccgagtgcctgaggcactcggcaaaggccgatatacactcggcaaagcctttgccgagtgttacactcggcaaagggcgcgagcgctcggtaaacagtttatcggcaaagatctctttgccgagtgcactttatcgggcactcggcaaaggctttgtcgagtgccaatccgacactcggcaaagaaaggtgaTCGTGatggcgagcgccaccgtgacggcggctttgccaagtgtcaaggtcaagcactcggcaaaggtatctGCTTTGCTGAGcgccgttgacttagacactcggcaaaggtggccactgtgccgagtgccgtcgacaagacactcggcgaacagacgacctttgccgagtgcctggcccgtggccctcagcaaatctgtgatgtttgccgagtgcaatggccattgcactcggcaaagcatgttcccaggtagtcactttgccgagtgttatggccattgcactcggcaaagtgactgaaaacaaccttttttatttattttttatatcccatccaaacaaacagaagatatatataacaaacatcaccaacatcacatatatatcatcaacatcacatatatatcatcaacatcacatatatatcaccaacaccacatatatatcacaaacgtcacatgtctcacaatatatcacaaataagttcacaagtagtccaagtgctccatcatcttcaaccacaattgcaaatagaagtaccattaacaaccacaagtatcatcactgatttggtgaaggattcgctgaaccATGAGGATCGTTTGATGCCGCCGATCGATTctgcacaaagaagaagagattgcatgtgtgagacaagataaatatataccatacatgaataaaactttcatactccactaggtttgaccgtaagcatgaacatacaaactaaaacatttatactcacaggagtagaatattgaggaggtggaggtggagcgaatagcgaaggtggcggaactcacccgtagcggcgccaagactttgcatgtactgaagaatctccgccatcctccgctgctcggcctctcgctcggcctccaccctctccatcttcgcctacaTTTGCTCccatatcctcctctcttgttctagctgggcctacaatatattcaccccaatattacaataatgcaaaggaaaggtatgaaaaaaccaatgaacgatgaataaaccaggaataaccttgagtgcctccacccggtggtgtgaagtgttcTGTCGAGGTCGTATGGCCGAGCTCCTGCttgtgctgcttgctcgaatctgggagagactgggagttgcggccgagtcgattgcaccgccgccaatccagtaccgcccatgcttcttgcctcctcccaccctcatgatgacttttccatcaaggtcctcggtgctcggatagtactgtggcccatggacctcccttgccatcgatgtgtacttaCTGAGGTGGTTGTGGACAGTCACAttgttgtacgcctcgggcccatccTCTGGGTTGTACTCGATGTCggacatcgccttgcccttgtgggccatagcaaatgccttgaagatggagcaaggctagccaccatatgacgccgactgtgagaaaaacaacaagatgattagaaatcatatagaattgagcgttagaataagtaaatgaattcgcgtacccatgtttctaTGTATCCACtaaggttgcggctgccttgatggtgtgctacacctggcatcatcaaacgccactcccggcacaagttgtgcatcttctcccactcgcgtgagcaccacttgtccaccatctgttcccagcactggggatgtgcggcgcaccaataaggaatcatctataggccatcaagtacatgacatatcagaagataaaattaagcctacttaatctcaaaagaaatcAATATTAATATTCTATATTTACCtacaggtactggtcccgggtcagcgtcatgctccttgcgtcccttttggtgaccttcattCCAAGGATGGTCCAGTGGTAAGTTACGACAGCCTAgatgcgcgcctcgtaatgcatgtccacgacgatttttttgcagcatttggtagccaccgcatccgccctagcctcatgtccgtcctagcatctaaagaaatcctacataCAAACACGatatatccattcattatttcaagaatgtccaatgaatgcgatgtattgagcaatgtagtgcgaggaggacttacccacagctcttgcttcacccactccgccttgttgttgaataccctgtgggcccgatctgcagcatcgggggcggcggcgtagtggtcaaacgagtaggctagCCCGGTCACTCCGacgtactcaaccaggccagggaagtgctccttgcatagaagaccgaggatgccattgacttggcgtgtgtgagcacctccactcgccacaatcgtccagttccgacccaagtgattaagaaaaattattagtttctattttgattttcaacatatcatataaagtagtgataacatctaaagttacttacttttctccattgggtcgaatcagcgggcgtctctcatgaggtatcggacgctgagggaggctcgcaggacctcgcaagtagacgctcgatgAACTAGAAGAAGCGGAACCCCTActgtcgcctcctcctcctcgtcctcctgcgcatcctcctgtgcctcctcggcgtcctcctggggcacctgctcctcctcctcctcctcacgcgatggggcggcaggcgacggctccctcctacggctcctcctcctcctactctcccccggtgcagcagtgcttgtccttcggtacaaggacgttagcttcctcatcc
Above is a genomic segment from Miscanthus floridulus cultivar M001 chromosome 3, ASM1932011v1, whole genome shotgun sequence containing:
- the LOC136544029 gene encoding tryptophan--tRNA ligase, cytoplasmic-like; protein product: MSDIEYNPEDGPEAYNNVTVHNHLKSIGGIKRSSWFSESFTKSVMILVVFCLGFALNAGAICPLLANLLGENTKMSASNPNSAIYVTDSSNQIKEKVNSFAFSGGRESTALEREYGANIDVDVPIKYLNFFLEDDDELEHIKKEYKEGRMLTGEVKQRLIAVLSELVVKHQRARAQVTEEMVDAFMAVRPLPNMFG